The Leucobacter sp. UCMA 4100 genome window below encodes:
- a CDS encoding PH-like domain-containing protein yields the protein MNFLTSTLVLVALTALLFWLMWRSWRRRGKRDADLAPIETALTGDTIASFDRVFYVATTPQGAPLERVAVPGLAFRGWAQVTVRTDGLEVQVTGEAPVVIAREAITGETLAQLTIDKVVEHDGLSNLEWVSPRGTLATSFRFSTPNQQHEFAESIARMLNQHPNSTTARSLEEA from the coding sequence TACTGGTGGCTCTGACCGCGCTGCTCTTCTGGCTCATGTGGCGAAGCTGGCGACGACGTGGCAAACGCGACGCCGATCTCGCCCCGATCGAGACCGCGCTCACGGGCGACACCATCGCCTCGTTTGATCGCGTCTTCTACGTAGCAACCACCCCGCAAGGTGCGCCGCTCGAACGCGTCGCTGTTCCCGGTCTCGCCTTTCGCGGCTGGGCTCAGGTCACCGTTCGTACCGACGGACTCGAAGTGCAGGTCACGGGCGAAGCCCCCGTGGTCATCGCACGCGAGGCGATCACGGGCGAGACGCTCGCGCAACTCACCATCGACAAAGTCGTAGAGCACGACGGGCTCTCAAACCTCGAGTGGGTCTCACCACGAGGCACCCTCGCGACGAGCTTTCGTTTCAGCACGCCGAACCAACAACACGAATTTGCTGAGAGCATCGCACGGATGCTTAACCAGCACCCCAACTCAACAACCGCTCGCTCACTAGAGGAGGCTTAA